ttttatcttTATCTTATTTTTACTGGCTTCAGAACAGTATTGTCTGGAGCCCTGACCTGCGTGAGTCACTCATTCGAGTCACAGCGATCATAATAATTTCAtcaaatctgattggctgagtagcttcacgtgtgatatgcagaaacacatgtgattaGTCTGTGACTTTTCTGGAGCactaaacctgaaccgtaatgactagaagagtcacgcCACTTAAAAcatgttcaaaattaaacagctcttaatagtttatcagttacaggtccatgTCCGGATAGGACAGAGTCTGGGTCTGGACCCAGACCGTGTTCCACCTATTTGTGACCCCTGCTCTAGGATTATGGTACACATCCACTAAAATCCCTCCTCAGTGTACAGGCATTTTTCTATTGTTATGGAAACTGTGTAAGCAATCTGGTGTGCATACACCAGAGGCTAAATTTTGATCAAAAGTTTACTTCTGAACTGTATCCCTGAACAATGAACATTAACATTCATGCTATCCCAGTGTCTCAACAGTACAATCCATTTGACAGCGctcaaaacaaactaaaaaatgCTGGGCATTTCAAATACAGTCCACCAAATGTTGCCAAAGTATCACAGCATTCAAGCAAGAGTCATTTTTACAAATAGAATTCACTTTTGGAAATGGCCACAGAAATGTTCTCCTAAATGGTCTGTCTTTGATGCTCTGTAAGGGAATTGGATATATTCTGATTAAACTGACTTTATTCACACTTATAACTAAATGTGACAAATTATTTTAATCCTTTGACACCCCTAATCACCACAGGAGTTTTCGTGGATATTgtggaaaaaaatttaaatacatgCCATTAAATGACATTTTGCCTTCTGCTGTAAAGTCCCTGATTCATTAAAACACTCCCAATAAACACCAGCCTAGGGGTAATCTTggatgtacagtgtagttcttcCATTACTTACCATCAGTGGTAGTATCCCAGTAACAGGAGTTGGCAGTATGAAGTCCTGCCCCACTTTTCTGCATTACTGTGCAGttaactgaaaaatatacacaacacacacagctgtctcAGCCAAaactgattatatatatatatatatatatatatatatatatagagagagagagagagagagagagagagagagagagtatcttACCGATATACTTTAATGGTTTTCCCTGTTTGACCAGCTGAGTGAGTGCGTGCTCCACTATGCTGGCTGTCCACTGGTTCACTTTATTCTGGCTGTAGTCCACACCACCAATAACACCTTCAATGCACtaccaaaaacaaacagaaatgttcacacatgtgcacacaaaGACCCCCCCACACATTTATTAAATAGAAATGGAGCCTGCTCCTCctcaaaatcattttaaatcttCAAGCACAAGTTAGGCATGGGACTTGGCACACAACAAAGATTCTCATTCAGAGTGAAAACACACAATCTTCTGATTTACTTAAGGGCAAAGAGTGGAACCTTTAATCTAATATGAACAACAGTAATATGTAACGGTGCACTTTCCAAATTTCTTTTTAACTGTGATAATGGCAGCGTATTTTGGACAAAATTCAGTTGCATATTTGAAAATGCTAATTACATTAGGTATTTCGAATTGAATTTATTGTGTGAGTTTGCATTATTTAAGAGattattcaaattcaaatgcaaaatgtgcaattttcagtgcaacactgccaatCAAACACTGGGGATGGGACAAGCTGAATATAAATCTCTGTAGGAGTCTGTAGGAGCGTACTACTAGTCAACACAACACATCAGCTAAGAATGCCTCGAGGATAAAAAGAAGACCCACTGCAAATAAACCAAGGTGTGATATTCTACTTCCCAACCTTAATGTTGAATTTCTAGCGTCCTCTAgttctgcttcttcttcttcaaaaaAAAGACCTCGACTGCATTTACGTAATCATAAACATCTTAAATGTAATTCTTTATATGTTTCATATTGTATAAAGAAATTCATATTGTAGAATCCGCCATGGTTCCCACGTTTGTATCAATTGCTTACAATTGATAAGTACTGCACTTCACAGCTAATATATGTACAGTATGATACACTTTTCACTGACACCTTTTGATAGGTGCTGAAAGTGCTTCTTGGTTTCTGGTTTGCATGCTGTGCCCCTTACAATgaaatatacaataaacaagTGTCTCAGTTTTACATGTGCGTAGTTTAACTGTTTTTGACAAAAAGTGGCTAACTTATGTGcattgtataaatatatttatattagatgtgatattacatttttcaatttGCCAAAGATTTCTCCAGTAATCTGCATGTTTAGTTACCTCCTTAACAGCATTACTTGCTTCATCCGGATTGAAGGACACCTGTGTAAAGAACATTGCTAATGTTATGAGATGAAGGAACACGCATCAGATGtagtttttattcataattaaattaaaattataataatcataAGCATATTCCATTACTTATTCTCATTTTTCAGAGATACTATGTGCTGCACAGTGCTTTCGGACCCTAATGAGGAAGTGATTATACGAGGCTTTATTTCTGGGGTCAGGAGAATAATTTGAAAGGAAACTTTCAGATtcctataaaacacaaaatttaTTAAGACACATTTAAAGTGGTCCTCAATGTTAGAATCCATTGTCTGACCTTGTCTGATTATGGCTAGACACTGCTAGATTAGACAGACTCCCAAAATTATTAGTTCATAACCAAAAAATCAGGAAATAACAGCTTACAGTTATTATTTGGTACAACAGGATAATGATATGTAATGATAACTAAACGTATCTAAAATGAGAGATATCTCCAAATATTTAGTTCGTTTCTCTAAATGAGGCAAGATGAAATGTCAATAAATCGAATATAGTGTCTCAGAATAATGACTTAGTAACTCAATATTGAGATAACATCTCAGAATGATGAGATACCACCTCATAGAAGACTGGGTATCAGGGAGT
This window of the Hoplias malabaricus isolate fHopMal1 chromosome Y, fHopMal1.hap1, whole genome shotgun sequence genome carries:
- the LOC136678393 gene encoding dynein light chain Tctex-type 3-like — protein: MEEYHSGDEVSFNPDEASNAVKECIEGVIGGVDYSQNKVNQWTASIVEHALTQLVKQGKPLKYIVNCTVMQKSGAGLHTANSCYWDTTTDGSCTVRWENRTMYCVVSVFAVAVTL